The uncultured Bacteroides sp. genome has a segment encoding these proteins:
- a CDS encoding trypsin-like peptidase domain-containing protein yields MRKKILFMALCLLSQWALAQKDAPKWVEKSKRAVFSVVTYDANNKLLNTGNGFFVSEDGVALSDYTLFKGAARAEVINFEGKQMPVKVIMGANNMCDVVKFRVDLGKKSAVALKIAAVVPAKDAQAVMLPYSTKKEFACTMGKVEEVNNLSGPHKYFKLAMAMKDKQVSCPVLNADGEVFGLVQKDASNDATHCYAISAPYANELSIGAIEFSNSDLNSIGIKKALPAKEDQALIALFMASSQLKADGYLSLLNDFVEQFPNSTDGYIRRANFYAANYSDADHLKLSEEDLDKALKMADKKEDVLYNRSSVIYEVALRGKEVAYKDWNFDKALQEIQKAEAINPLPVYTQHEGNIYFAMANYAKAFECFQKVNQSNISSAQTFYSAAKAKEMMNGDLGEIIALLDSAVGKYAAPYPKEAAPYLSERAMIKSQKGLDKEAVADFDLYYQTMGGNVSAMFYYLREQSNYKSKNFKRAIEDIQKAVTLDSTNKDYLAEYGAVNLRVARYDEAIKNLKGALAIDPKFAACYRLIGFCQLQQGKKNEACENFNKAKELGDEAVLPIIEKNCK; encoded by the coding sequence ATGAGAAAGAAAATACTATTTATGGCTCTTTGTCTGCTTTCGCAGTGGGCATTGGCGCAGAAAGATGCTCCCAAATGGGTTGAGAAATCAAAGCGGGCGGTCTTTTCTGTAGTAACATATGATGCTAACAACAAATTACTGAATACCGGCAATGGCTTCTTTGTTTCAGAAGATGGAGTGGCTTTGTCGGACTATACTTTATTTAAAGGCGCAGCCAGAGCTGAGGTGATAAACTTTGAAGGCAAACAAATGCCGGTTAAAGTAATTATGGGTGCAAACAACATGTGTGATGTGGTTAAGTTTCGTGTGGACCTTGGCAAAAAGAGTGCTGTTGCATTAAAAATTGCTGCCGTTGTGCCGGCTAAAGATGCGCAAGCGGTAATGCTTCCTTATTCAACAAAGAAGGAATTTGCTTGTACAATGGGTAAAGTAGAGGAGGTTAATAATCTTTCCGGACCTCATAAATACTTTAAGCTTGCTATGGCAATGAAAGACAAGCAGGTAAGTTGTCCGGTGTTGAATGCAGATGGCGAAGTCTTTGGACTGGTTCAGAAGGATGCGTCAAATGATGCTACACATTGTTATGCTATCAGTGCTCCTTATGCAAATGAATTGTCAATCGGTGCTATTGAATTTAGCAATTCAGATCTTAACAGCATTGGCATAAAGAAAGCTCTTCCAGCTAAAGAAGATCAGGCATTGATTGCTCTTTTCATGGCTTCCTCACAGCTTAAGGCAGATGGTTATCTTTCTCTGTTGAATGATTTTGTAGAGCAATTCCCAAACAGCACAGACGGATATATTCGCCGTGCAAACTTTTATGCAGCAAATTATTCTGATGCCGATCATTTGAAACTCTCAGAAGAAGATCTTGATAAAGCACTGAAAATGGCAGATAAAAAAGAAGATGTGCTTTACAACCGATCAAGTGTTATTTATGAAGTGGCTCTTCGTGGAAAAGAGGTGGCATATAAAGACTGGAACTTTGATAAAGCATTGCAGGAAATTCAGAAGGCCGAAGCTATAAATCCGCTTCCTGTTTACACTCAGCACGAAGGAAACATTTATTTTGCGATGGCAAACTATGCTAAGGCTTTTGAATGTTTTCAAAAGGTGAACCAATCAAATATATCTTCTGCCCAGACATTTTATAGTGCTGCAAAAGCAAAAGAGATGATGAACGGTGATCTTGGCGAAATCATAGCTTTACTTGATAGTGCAGTTGGCAAGTATGCGGCTCCTTATCCAAAAGAAGCAGCTCCTTATCTTTCTGAACGTGCAATGATTAAGAGCCAAAAAGGTTTGGATAAAGAAGCTGTAGCCGATTTTGACTTGTATTATCAGACAATGGGAGGTAATGTGAGTGCAATGTTCTATTATCTTCGTGAGCAGTCTAATTATAAATCTAAGAACTTTAAACGTGCCATTGAGGATATTCAAAAAGCAGTGACGCTGGATTCCACAAATAAAGACTATCTGGCCGAGTATGGAGCAGTTAACCTGCGCGTTGCCCGCTATGATGAGGCTATAAAGAATTTGAAAGGTGCGCTTGCCATTGATCCTAAATTCGCAGCTTGTTACCGTTTAATTGGTTTCTGCCAGTTACAACAAGGCAAGAAAAACGAAGCTTGTGAGAACTTTAACAAAGCAAAGGAACTGGGTGATGAGGCTGTACTTCCAATCATTGAAAAGAATTGCAAATAA
- the rlmB gene encoding 23S rRNA (guanosine(2251)-2'-O)-methyltransferase RlmB, with amino-acid sequence MEKNEMIFGVRAVIEAIEAGKEIDKILVKKDIQSELSKELFAAIKGTNIFVQRVPIERINKITTKNHQGVLAFVSAVTYYKVEDVVPTLFEEGKVPFFVMLDGVTDVRNFGAIARTCDCAGVDAIIIPSRNSVSVNADAMKTSAGALHTLPVCKEQSLTAAIKYLKESGFKIVAATEKGDYDYTKANYKDPVCIIMGAEDTGVSYDHLALCDEWVKIPLFGKIESLNVSVAAGILIYEAVKQRGFDKE; translated from the coding sequence ATGGAAAAGAATGAAATGATATTTGGCGTACGCGCCGTGATTGAAGCCATTGAGGCGGGTAAGGAAATTGATAAGATTCTGGTAAAGAAAGATATTCAGAGTGAATTATCAAAAGAACTTTTTGCTGCTATAAAAGGCACAAACATCTTTGTACAGCGTGTGCCTATTGAGCGCATCAATAAGATAACAACTAAAAACCACCAGGGTGTGTTGGCTTTTGTGTCTGCAGTGACTTATTATAAGGTGGAAGATGTTGTTCCTACTCTTTTCGAGGAAGGAAAGGTTCCTTTCTTTGTAATGCTTGATGGGGTAACGGATGTACGTAACTTTGGTGCTATTGCCCGTACATGTGATTGTGCCGGAGTGGATGCAATTATTATTCCTTCACGCAACAGTGTGAGTGTGAATGCCGATGCAATGAAAACTTCTGCCGGAGCACTTCACACATTGCCAGTATGCAAGGAACAGAGTCTGACTGCCGCCATCAAATATTTGAAAGAGAGCGGATTCAAGATTGTTGCTGCAACTGAAAAGGGTGATTATGATTACACAAAAGCAAATTATAAAGATCCTGTTTGTATTATTATGGGAGCTGAAGATACAGGTGTTTCTTATGATCACCTTGCTTTGTGTGATGAGTGGGTCAAGATTCCTTTGTTTGGTAAGATTGAGTCACTTAATGTTTCTGTTGCAGCTGGTATCTTAATTTACGAAGCTGTTAAACAACGTGGTTTTGATAAAGAATAA